A stretch of the Ischnura elegans chromosome 13 unlocalized genomic scaffold, ioIscEleg1.1 SUPER_13_unloc_3, whole genome shotgun sequence genome encodes the following:
- the LOC124172950 gene encoding zinc finger protein OZF-like — protein sequence MAMESMTEALDLPAPERASALFGFLEPKIRSSLSRKGLKVMDEDIEKCVALLTDKRTLCSTPDDGQFHSKCRGVSKIKVDRAEMTVAEETSVCDNTDTTEAFKVTGSRKSGPKAVMREKKDINTSMIKNPGKRARSKNNSYHCFNCGDAFNAKHDLIEHLKIHFGSGNLDNDATLTIGKDFSRQGVRQKGNGLLKANFGVTKEKKKLREVRKSFIVDGKSLTDSQQTAKRPYSCNECKKSFSWKSHLISHIRTHTKEKTYSCGECEKSFTNKSDVVRHIRTHTKEKPFSCNECDKSFSQKGNLVLHIRTHTKEKPYSCGECEKSFSYRSSLWQKIRYLNTCCTQGKWEAVLSRDILLFRNGAPPNLT from the exons GCTCCTGAAAGAGCCTCAGCTTTGTTTGGATTTCTTGAACCAAAAATTAGATCATCACTTTCAAGGAAAGGATTGAAGGTGATGGATGAAGACATTGAAAAATGTGTTGCTCTGCTTACTGATAAGAGAACTTTGTGCTCAACTCCTGATGATGGACAGTTTCATTCGAAATGCAGGGGTGTGTCTAAAATCAAAGTAGATAGAGCAGAAATGACTGTTGCGGAGGAAACGAGTGTTTGTGATAATACAGACACTACAGAGGCTTTCAAGGTCACTGGCAGTAGAAAGAGTGGCCCCAAGGCAGTCATGCgagaaaaaaaagacataaatacTAGCATGATCAAAAATCCAGGTAAGCGTGCAAGATCAAAGAACAATTCCTATCATTGCTTCAACTGTGGGGATGCATTCAATGCCAAACATGATCTCATCGAGCACCTGAAGATTCATTTTGGTTCTGGCAATTTGGATAATGATGCTACTTTGACAATCGGAAAAGATTTCTCAAGGCAAGGGGTGAGACAAAAAGGAAATGGGCTTCTTAAGGCAAACTTTGGAGTaacaaaggagaagaaaaaattgagggaagtGAGGAAAAGCTTCATTGTAGATGGGAAATCATTGACAGATAGTCAACAAACAGCAAAGAGaccttattcctgcaatgaatgCAAAAAGTCATTCTCTTGGAAGAGTCACCTAATCAGTCACATTCGGACGCATACGAAGGAGAAaacttattcctgcggtgaatgtgaaaagtctttcactaACAAGAGTGAcgttgtccgtcacattcggactcatacgaaggagaaacctttttcgtgcaatgaatgtgataaatcTTTCTCTCAAAAGGGTAACCTTGTccttcacattcggactcatacaaaggagaaaccttattcctgcggtgaatgtgaaaagtctttctcttaTAGGAGcagcctt TGGCAGAAGATCCGTTACTTGAACACCTGCTGCACCCAAGGGAAGTGGGAAGCGGTCCTCAGTCGGGACATTCTGCTATTTCGCAAtggagcaccacccaacttgactTGA